Proteins from one Microbacterium sp. Root553 genomic window:
- a CDS encoding LacI family DNA-binding transcriptional regulator has product MSTSARRRSTVHDVARVAGVSRGTVSRVINGGYVSDSARNAIEEAIREVGYVPNTAAQSLVRQRTQAIAFIVHEPHALFLEDPNIGAIMLGTNETLSEADYQMVCLVVDSVRDTERVARYLNGGFVDGAVIVSARAQDPITKAVMRLDLPVAYVGHPPDVDAAWVGVDNRGAARAVTSRLLETGRTRVAMIAAALDRDSGTDRLAGFTDALGARFDPFLVEEVPLYSYADGAAAMARLLERAPDIDGVFAASDAVAAGAMGALRDAGRRVPEDVGVIGFDNSSWATRTTPQLSTVDQPAEGLGAAAAASVLAQLRDDQRPREGILLPTPVVWRDSA; this is encoded by the coding sequence ATGAGTACTTCCGCGCGCCGCCGCAGCACTGTGCACGACGTGGCGCGCGTGGCCGGGGTGTCGCGGGGAACCGTGAGTCGCGTGATCAACGGCGGCTACGTCTCGGACTCCGCCCGCAACGCGATCGAAGAGGCGATCCGCGAGGTCGGCTACGTGCCGAACACGGCCGCCCAGAGCCTCGTCCGCCAGCGCACGCAGGCCATCGCCTTCATCGTGCACGAGCCGCACGCGCTGTTCCTGGAAGACCCCAACATCGGCGCGATCATGCTCGGCACGAACGAGACGCTGTCCGAGGCCGACTACCAGATGGTGTGCCTGGTCGTGGACTCGGTGCGCGACACCGAGCGCGTCGCGCGGTATCTCAACGGCGGCTTCGTCGACGGGGCCGTCATCGTCTCCGCCCGCGCGCAGGACCCGATCACCAAGGCCGTCATGCGCCTCGACCTTCCGGTGGCCTACGTCGGACACCCACCCGATGTGGATGCCGCCTGGGTCGGCGTCGACAACCGCGGCGCCGCCCGGGCCGTCACCTCACGACTGCTCGAGACCGGACGCACGCGGGTCGCGATGATCGCCGCCGCCCTCGACCGCGACTCGGGCACCGATCGTCTCGCCGGCTTCACCGACGCGCTGGGCGCGCGCTTCGATCCGTTCCTCGTCGAGGAGGTGCCGCTGTACTCCTATGCCGACGGCGCGGCCGCGATGGCCAGGCTGCTCGAGCGGGCGCCCGACATCGACGGCGTGTTCGCGGCGTCGGATGCGGTCGCCGCCGGCGCCATGGGCGCCCTGCGCGACGCCGGGCGACGGGTGCCGGAGGACGTGGGCGTGATCGGCTTCGACAACAGCTCGTGGGCGACGCGCACCACCCCGCAGCTCTCGACGGTCGACCAGCCGGCCGAGGGGCTCGGCGCGGCTGCGGCGGCATCCGTCCTCGCGCAGCTGCGCGACGATCAGCGACCGCGCGAGGGCATCCTGCTGCCGACGCCCGTGGTGTGGAGGGACTCGGCCTGA
- a CDS encoding beta-galactosidase, with the protein MAAAVSDRIASLSAASGLVFGCDYNPEQWDRSVWPDDVRLMQQAGVGLVAINIFGWSSINPAEGVWDFEALDEIIGLLHEGGIRINLGTGTASPAPWVTARHPEILPVGEDGTVFQQGGRQGYCPSSPVFRAYAAEVVTRVVERYGDHPAVSLWHVSNELGCHNALCYCDTSAEAFRGWLRDRYDDIDALNRAWGTTFWSQRYSDFDDVRVPAQALSLRNPGQILDFQRFSSDEQLALYRAEAAILRERSDVPVTTNFMVTAHIRNLDYWTWAGEMDLIANDHYLDRRLDDPRGELSFAADLTRGLAQGAPWLLMETSTGAVNWQPYNFAKAPGELQRNVAAHVARGADGICFFQWRASTQGAEKYHTALVPHAGEDSDQWREAVALGGLLERLGEVAGTRVTADAALLFSWESWWASENEGRPSEGLTYLGQVHAAHAALADAGVTTDVVRPGGSLDGYRLLIVPALHLLSDADAAALTRAVENGATALITFFSGIVDEQDRVRTGGYPGAFRDLLGIRSEEFAPLRPDETVFLTDGTSGSVWSERLRATDAEVVASFADGPSAGGPALTRRTAGDGEAWFVATQPDRIAYRDLVARLADTAGVVAHPGANRDVEIVRRSGDAGSFLFVINHGDSGAEISATGHDLVTDAPATGFVPAGAVRIIKEDV; encoded by the coding sequence ATGGCCGCCGCAGTGTCCGACCGCATCGCCTCCCTCTCCGCAGCGAGCGGCCTCGTCTTCGGATGCGACTACAACCCCGAGCAGTGGGATCGCAGCGTGTGGCCCGACGACGTGCGGCTCATGCAGCAGGCCGGCGTCGGACTGGTGGCGATCAACATCTTCGGCTGGTCGTCGATCAACCCGGCCGAGGGCGTGTGGGACTTCGAGGCGCTCGATGAGATCATCGGCCTCCTGCACGAGGGCGGCATCCGCATCAACCTCGGCACCGGCACGGCGTCGCCCGCACCGTGGGTCACCGCCCGGCATCCGGAGATCCTTCCGGTCGGCGAAGACGGCACGGTCTTCCAGCAGGGCGGACGTCAGGGCTACTGCCCGAGCTCACCTGTCTTCCGCGCCTACGCCGCCGAGGTCGTCACCCGGGTGGTCGAGCGCTACGGCGACCACCCCGCCGTGTCGCTCTGGCACGTGTCGAACGAGCTGGGCTGCCACAACGCGCTCTGCTACTGCGACACGAGCGCCGAGGCGTTCCGCGGATGGCTGCGCGACCGCTACGACGACATCGACGCGCTCAACCGGGCGTGGGGGACGACGTTCTGGAGCCAGCGGTACAGCGACTTCGACGACGTGCGCGTACCCGCGCAGGCGCTGTCGCTGCGCAACCCCGGTCAGATCCTCGACTTCCAGCGCTTCAGCTCCGACGAGCAGCTCGCGCTCTACCGCGCCGAGGCCGCCATCCTGCGCGAGCGCAGCGACGTGCCGGTCACGACGAACTTCATGGTCACCGCTCACATCCGCAATCTCGACTACTGGACGTGGGCGGGCGAGATGGATCTGATCGCCAACGACCACTATCTCGACCGTCGCCTCGACGACCCGCGCGGCGAGCTCTCGTTCGCCGCCGACCTCACCCGCGGGCTCGCCCAGGGTGCTCCGTGGCTGCTGATGGAGACCTCCACCGGCGCCGTGAACTGGCAGCCCTACAACTTCGCCAAGGCCCCCGGCGAGCTGCAGCGCAATGTCGCCGCGCACGTTGCGCGCGGTGCCGACGGCATCTGCTTCTTCCAGTGGCGCGCCTCGACCCAGGGCGCCGAGAAGTACCACACCGCGCTCGTGCCGCACGCGGGCGAGGACTCCGACCAGTGGCGCGAGGCCGTCGCGCTCGGCGGCCTGCTCGAGCGTCTCGGCGAGGTCGCGGGCACTCGGGTCACCGCCGACGCCGCACTGCTCTTCTCCTGGGAGAGCTGGTGGGCCAGCGAGAACGAGGGGCGACCGAGCGAGGGGCTCACCTACCTCGGTCAGGTGCACGCCGCGCACGCGGCGCTGGCGGATGCCGGCGTCACCACCGACGTCGTACGCCCCGGCGGCTCCCTCGACGGGTACCGTCTGCTGATCGTCCCCGCCCTGCACCTGCTCAGCGACGCGGATGCGGCCGCCCTCACCCGCGCGGTCGAGAACGGCGCCACCGCGCTCATCACGTTCTTCAGCGGCATCGTCGACGAGCAGGACCGCGTGCGCACCGGCGGCTACCCCGGCGCGTTCCGCGACCTGCTCGGCATCCGCTCGGAGGAGTTCGCCCCGCTGCGCCCCGACGAGACCGTGTTCCTCACCGACGGCACGAGCGGCTCGGTGTGGTCCGAGAGGCTGCGGGCGACGGATGCCGAGGTCGTGGCCTCGTTCGCCGACGGGCCGTCGGCCGGCGGCCCCGCCCTGACCCGCCGCACCGCCGGCGACGGCGAGGCGTGGTTCGTCGCCACGCAGCCCGACCGCATCGCCTACCGCGACCTCGTCGCCCGCCTCGCCGACACCGCGGGCGTCGTCGCGCATCCCGGCGCGAACCGCGACGTCGAGATCGTCCGACGCTCGGGTGATGCGGGGAGCTTCCTGTTCGTCATCAACCACGGCGACTCCGGAGCCGAGATCTCCGCCACCGGCCACGACCTCGTCACCGACGCCCCTGCGACGGGCTTCGTGCCCGCCGGGGCCGTCCGCATCATCAAGGAGGATGTATGA
- a CDS encoding carbohydrate ABC transporter permease: MTTTLTAPAVASAPQAPGRRRRIPHKGAIAFLIVPFGVLFVLFYVVPIAYAFWQSLLVVKREGTFGKAEQVFGGFAQYALVFQNEAFWSSMGRMLMFGVVQVPVMLGLALLFALLLDSPLVRGKRFFRLAFFVPYAVPGVIAAIMWGSLFSPNLSPFTAITKNIDFLGADLVLWSIANVVTWVYVGYNMLIIYSALLSIPQELYEAARLDGASQWRIAWSIKIPLVRPAIVMTAIFSIIGTLQLLAEPQVFRSFSSAVTSTFTPNMTVYATASIPNTNLAAAFSVVLAVTTFLLSFGFMKYMQRKEQNA, encoded by the coding sequence ATGACCACCACGCTCACCGCTCCGGCGGTCGCCTCGGCGCCTCAGGCGCCGGGCCGCCGCCGACGGATCCCGCACAAGGGCGCCATCGCGTTCCTGATCGTGCCCTTCGGCGTCCTTTTCGTCCTCTTCTACGTCGTGCCCATCGCGTACGCCTTCTGGCAGTCGCTGCTCGTCGTGAAGCGCGAGGGGACGTTCGGCAAGGCCGAGCAGGTGTTCGGCGGATTCGCCCAGTACGCGCTCGTCTTCCAGAACGAGGCGTTCTGGAGCTCGATGGGCCGGATGCTCATGTTCGGCGTCGTGCAGGTGCCGGTCATGCTCGGGCTCGCGCTGCTGTTCGCCCTGCTGCTGGACTCGCCGCTCGTGCGCGGCAAGCGCTTCTTCCGTCTCGCGTTCTTCGTGCCGTACGCGGTGCCCGGCGTGATCGCCGCGATCATGTGGGGCTCCCTGTTCTCGCCCAACCTGTCGCCGTTCACCGCCATCACCAAGAACATCGACTTCCTCGGCGCCGACCTCGTGCTGTGGTCGATCGCGAACGTGGTCACCTGGGTCTACGTCGGCTACAACATGCTGATCATCTACTCGGCGCTGCTGTCGATCCCGCAGGAGCTGTACGAGGCCGCGCGCCTGGACGGCGCCAGCCAGTGGCGCATCGCCTGGTCGATCAAGATCCCGCTGGTGCGCCCCGCGATCGTGATGACGGCGATCTTCTCGATCATCGGCACTCTGCAGCTGCTCGCCGAGCCGCAGGTCTTCCGGTCGTTCAGCTCGGCCGTGACGAGCACGTTCACGCCGAACATGACCGTCTACGCGACGGCATCCATCCCCAACACCAACCTGGCGGCCGCGTTCTCGGTCGTGCTCGCCGTGACGACGTTCCTGCTGTCGTTCGGGTTCATGAAGTACATGCAGCGCAAGGAGCAGAACGCATGA
- a CDS encoding carbohydrate ABC transporter permease: MSTMSIVAPSRSSRGSGSRPRSARESGISRTGAMLIMAVFTVYFLLPLWWLLVASSKETGDILTTAPLWFADFHLFDNIAELFAYRDGVYLRWLMNSVLYAALGGAIATLLAAMAGYALAKYRFPGRDLLFDIVLGGVLVPATALALPLFLLFSQAQLTNTFWSVFLPSIVSPFGVYLARIFAASSVPDELLEASRLDGAGEIRTFFTVSVRLMTPALVTMFLFQFVAIWNNFFLPMIMLRSEDLFPVVFGLYNWNNQLNQLPELRGLVLIGALLSVIPLIVTFLLLQRFWRNGLGAGALK; the protein is encoded by the coding sequence ATGAGCACCATGTCGATCGTCGCCCCCTCCCGCTCGTCGCGCGGCAGCGGCTCGCGACCGCGGTCCGCTCGGGAATCGGGCATCTCGCGCACCGGCGCCATGCTGATCATGGCCGTCTTCACGGTCTACTTCCTGCTGCCGCTGTGGTGGCTGCTCGTCGCATCGAGCAAGGAGACCGGCGACATCCTCACCACCGCACCGCTGTGGTTCGCCGACTTCCACCTGTTCGACAACATCGCGGAGCTCTTCGCCTACCGCGACGGCGTCTACCTGCGCTGGCTGATGAACTCGGTGCTCTACGCGGCCCTCGGCGGCGCGATCGCCACACTGCTCGCCGCGATGGCCGGCTACGCCCTGGCGAAGTACCGCTTCCCCGGTCGCGACCTGCTGTTCGACATCGTCCTCGGCGGCGTCCTCGTGCCGGCGACCGCGCTCGCGCTGCCGCTGTTCCTCCTCTTCAGCCAGGCGCAGCTCACCAACACCTTCTGGTCGGTCTTCCTCCCCTCGATCGTCAGTCCGTTCGGCGTGTACCTGGCACGGATCTTCGCCGCCTCCTCGGTGCCCGACGAGCTGCTCGAGGCGAGCCGGCTCGACGGCGCGGGCGAGATCCGCACGTTCTTCACCGTCAGCGTCCGTCTGATGACCCCCGCGCTGGTGACGATGTTCCTCTTCCAGTTCGTGGCCATCTGGAACAACTTCTTCCTGCCGATGATCATGCTCCGGTCCGAGGACCTCTTCCCGGTCGTCTTCGGTCTCTACAACTGGAACAACCAGCTGAACCAGCTGCCAGAACTCCGCGGTCTCGTCCTGATCGGCGCTCTGCTGTCGGTCATCCCGCTGATCGTGACCTTCCTCCTGCTCCAGCGCTTCTGGCGCAACGGACTGGGCGCCGGCGCCCTGAAGTGA
- a CDS encoding ABC transporter substrate-binding protein — protein MQHSKKKAAAVIAISAFALAGCSAGGGDSTGGDAAVACTPADGDVTLEFTSWIPGIEDVVKIWNDANPEIQVDVQTGPNGNGGTYQNFFNQIKAGDAPDLGQIEYDALPNFLVQDGVEDLSACEDVVAAEDQFVDWAWGQVTLGTDSVYGIPQDTGPMALFYRADLFEQNGIAIPTTWDEYREAAVKIRDLGGYITNFSQSDINQFAGFAWQDGAQWFSSDDKGWTVSLADDATTTVAEFWQGMLDDDLVATVPAWTDEWNNAYNSGQVWTWNSAVWGANSISSGAPDTAGNWSVAPLPQWQAGGTAAGNWGGSSTAVLKGSEHVYEATKFALWLNTSDEALTALAEAANLYPATTDGLTLPVFADGVDFYGGQKIYDVFADAATQVSPDFAWGPTMTQTYSDVSDGFKAAVSGSGTLLDAIEKGQTATVDALKAASIPVTE, from the coding sequence ATGCAGCATTCGAAGAAGAAGGCAGCGGCCGTCATCGCCATCTCGGCGTTCGCGCTCGCAGGCTGCTCCGCCGGCGGCGGAGACAGCACCGGAGGCGACGCGGCCGTCGCCTGCACCCCGGCGGACGGCGACGTCACGCTGGAGTTCACCTCCTGGATCCCCGGCATCGAAGACGTCGTGAAGATCTGGAACGACGCCAACCCCGAGATCCAGGTCGATGTGCAGACCGGGCCGAACGGCAACGGCGGCACGTACCAGAACTTCTTCAACCAGATCAAGGCGGGCGACGCCCCCGATCTCGGCCAGATCGAGTACGACGCCCTGCCGAACTTCCTCGTGCAGGACGGCGTCGAGGACCTCAGCGCGTGCGAGGACGTCGTCGCCGCCGAGGACCAGTTCGTCGACTGGGCCTGGGGTCAGGTCACGCTCGGCACCGACAGCGTCTACGGCATCCCGCAGGACACCGGTCCCATGGCGCTGTTCTACCGTGCCGACCTGTTCGAGCAGAACGGCATCGCGATCCCGACCACGTGGGACGAGTACCGCGAAGCCGCCGTGAAGATCCGCGACCTGGGCGGCTACATCACGAACTTCTCGCAGTCCGACATCAACCAGTTCGCCGGCTTCGCCTGGCAGGACGGCGCGCAGTGGTTCTCGAGCGACGACAAGGGGTGGACGGTCTCGCTGGCCGATGACGCCACCACGACGGTCGCCGAGTTCTGGCAGGGCATGCTCGACGACGACCTCGTGGCCACCGTGCCCGCGTGGACGGACGAGTGGAACAACGCCTACAACTCCGGACAGGTCTGGACCTGGAACTCCGCCGTCTGGGGCGCCAACTCCATCTCCAGCGGTGCACCCGACACGGCAGGCAACTGGTCTGTCGCACCGCTGCCGCAGTGGCAGGCCGGCGGCACCGCCGCAGGCAACTGGGGCGGATCGTCGACCGCCGTCCTCAAGGGCAGCGAGCACGTGTACGAGGCGACGAAGTTCGCGCTGTGGCTCAACACCTCGGATGAGGCTCTGACCGCGCTCGCCGAGGCCGCGAACCTCTACCCGGCCACCACCGACGGGCTGACGCTGCCGGTCTTCGCCGACGGCGTCGACTTCTACGGCGGACAGAAGATCTACGACGTCTTCGCCGACGCCGCGACCCAGGTGTCGCCGGACTTCGCCTGGGGTCCGACCATGACCCAGACCTACTCCGACGTCTCCGACGGTTTCAAGGCCGCGGTCTCGGGCAGCGGCACGCTGCTCGATGCGATCGAGAAGGGTCAGACGGCGACCGTCGACGCGCTCAAGGCGGCGTCGATCCCCGTCACGGAGTAA
- a CDS encoding alpha-galactosidase, whose amino-acid sequence MSALVHLTSAGVSVVVDTATARLLHWGAALHPADLDVLAETSTGSVTFSSFDAPRTLPLLPVEADGWSGAPALAWHRDGLHSAPLLRAGEWESTSSSLRGRFADAGAAASVVLDLDLDAAGVLTAQVTVTSTADRDAAPLDLLAARILLPIPAHATEVLDHTGRWTGERHPQRGALRHGAHLRQVRRGRGGHDAPYLTVLGTDGFGFRRGELWAAHVAWSGDLEVGVERLPEGAGVHGAVLGGGELLLPGEIRLAAGETYVSPRVFLTYGEAGLDSVSARLHRTARALPGHPETPRPLVLNTWEAVYFDHDPAKITALAEAAASVGVERFVLDDGWFRGRPDDRSGLGDWYIDDAKWPDGLSPLADHVHGLGMQFGLWFEPEMVNPVSELAARHPDWVLQASPDSPTWRHQKVLDLANPDAAAHLLERLSALVAEIGVDFIKWDHNRDLHAAVSPHTGRASVHAQTTAFYALLDALRERHPALEIESCASGGARVDLGVLQRTQRVWASDSNDPVERQRIQRWTGTLVPPEVVGSHVGPAIAETTHRAASLPFRMTTALFGHAGIEWDITRCTQDERAALTRWTALYRELRPLLHSGITVRSDEVDDETLLHGVVAPDGSRGVFAWVRLGTSVDGFTPRTRIPGLQAGKRYRLRVREDLGAVTRHQVADPAWLDAGIEATGAFLETVGVPLPLLAPGSALLLEAVRL is encoded by the coding sequence ATGAGCGCACTCGTCCACCTGACCTCGGCCGGCGTGAGCGTGGTCGTCGACACCGCCACCGCGCGCCTGCTGCACTGGGGCGCGGCGCTGCATCCCGCCGACCTCGACGTGCTCGCGGAGACCTCGACCGGGTCGGTGACCTTCAGCTCCTTCGACGCGCCGCGCACGCTCCCGCTGCTGCCCGTCGAGGCCGACGGCTGGTCCGGCGCCCCCGCGCTCGCCTGGCACCGGGACGGCCTGCACAGCGCCCCGCTCCTGCGCGCGGGGGAGTGGGAGTCCACGTCGTCCTCGCTGCGCGGACGCTTCGCGGATGCCGGGGCCGCCGCCTCCGTGGTCCTCGACCTCGACCTCGACGCCGCCGGAGTGCTCACCGCGCAGGTGACGGTCACCAGCACGGCCGACCGCGACGCCGCCCCGCTCGACCTGCTCGCCGCCCGCATCCTGCTGCCGATCCCCGCCCACGCGACCGAGGTGCTCGACCACACCGGCCGCTGGACCGGCGAGCGGCACCCGCAGCGAGGGGCCCTGCGTCATGGCGCGCACCTGCGTCAGGTGCGTCGCGGACGCGGCGGTCACGACGCTCCCTACCTCACCGTGCTCGGCACCGACGGGTTCGGCTTCCGCCGTGGCGAGCTGTGGGCAGCCCACGTCGCGTGGAGCGGCGACCTCGAAGTGGGGGTCGAGAGGCTCCCCGAGGGTGCGGGCGTGCATGGCGCGGTACTCGGCGGCGGAGAGCTGCTGCTGCCGGGCGAGATCCGGCTCGCTGCCGGTGAGACCTACGTCTCGCCGCGCGTGTTCCTCACCTACGGAGAGGCGGGCCTCGACTCGGTGTCCGCGCGCCTGCATCGGACCGCTCGGGCGCTGCCCGGGCACCCCGAGACGCCGCGCCCCCTCGTGCTCAACACCTGGGAGGCGGTCTACTTCGACCACGACCCGGCGAAGATCACGGCTCTCGCCGAGGCCGCCGCATCCGTCGGCGTCGAGCGATTCGTGCTCGACGACGGCTGGTTCCGCGGCAGGCCGGACGATCGCTCCGGGTTGGGCGACTGGTACATCGATGACGCCAAGTGGCCCGACGGCCTCAGTCCCCTCGCCGATCACGTGCACGGACTCGGGATGCAGTTCGGGCTCTGGTTCGAGCCCGAGATGGTCAATCCGGTCTCGGAGCTCGCTGCGCGGCATCCGGACTGGGTCCTGCAGGCCTCGCCCGACTCGCCCACCTGGCGGCACCAGAAGGTGCTCGACCTCGCGAACCCGGATGCCGCCGCCCACCTGCTCGAGCGCCTGAGCGCGCTCGTGGCGGAGATCGGTGTCGACTTCATCAAGTGGGACCACAACCGCGACCTGCACGCCGCGGTCTCCCCGCACACCGGACGCGCCTCGGTGCACGCCCAGACGACGGCGTTCTACGCGCTGCTCGATGCGCTGCGCGAGCGGCATCCGGCGCTCGAGATCGAGTCGTGCGCGAGCGGAGGTGCCCGCGTCGATCTCGGTGTCCTGCAGCGCACGCAGCGGGTGTGGGCCTCCGACTCGAACGACCCCGTCGAACGTCAGCGCATCCAGCGCTGGACGGGAACCCTCGTGCCGCCCGAGGTGGTGGGCTCGCATGTCGGACCCGCGATCGCCGAGACGACGCATCGTGCCGCATCGCTGCCGTTCCGCATGACGACCGCGCTGTTCGGTCACGCCGGCATCGAGTGGGACATCACCCGGTGCACGCAGGACGAGCGTGCGGCGCTCACCCGCTGGACGGCGCTCTACCGCGAGCTGCGACCGCTGCTGCACTCGGGCATCACGGTGCGCAGCGACGAGGTCGACGACGAGACCCTTCTGCACGGGGTCGTCGCCCCCGACGGTTCGCGCGGGGTGTTCGCCTGGGTGCGGCTGGGCACGTCGGTCGACGGGTTCACGCCGCGCACGCGCATCCCGGGCCTGCAGGCGGGGAAGCGGTATCGGCTTCGGGTGCGCGAGGACCTCGGGGCGGTCACTCGGCACCAGGTCGCGGACCCCGCGTGGCTCGACGCCGGGATCGAGGCCACCGGTGCGTTCCTCGAGACCGTGGGCGTGCCGCTGCCGCTGCTGGCACCGGGGTCGGCGCTGCTGCTCGAGGCCGTCCGGCTCTGA
- the rpmB gene encoding 50S ribosomal protein L28: MAAVCQVTGAVPGFGHNVSHSHRRTKRRFDPNVQKKTYFVASLGRKITLNVSAKGIKVIDVRGIENVVKDLQAKGVKL, from the coding sequence ATGGCAGCAGTGTGCCAGGTGACAGGAGCTGTTCCCGGCTTCGGTCACAACGTCTCGCACTCGCACCGCCGGACGAAGCGTCGCTTCGACCCGAACGTGCAGAAGAAGACCTATTTCGTCGCTTCGCTCGGTCGTAAGATCACCCTCAACGTGTCCGCCAAGGGCATTAAGGTGATCGACGTCCGCGGCATCGAGAACGTGGTCAAGGACCTCCAGGCGAAGGGTGTGAAGCTCTAA
- the rpmG gene encoding 50S ribosomal protein L33, whose translation MAKKAQDVRPIIKLRSTAGTGYTYVTKKNRRNTPDRLVLKKYDPVIRQHVEFREER comes from the coding sequence ATGGCCAAGAAGGCTCAGGACGTACGTCCGATCATCAAGCTGCGCTCGACGGCAGGTACGGGGTACACGTACGTGACGAAGAAGAACCGCCGCAACACCCCCGACCGCCTCGTGCTGAAGAAGTACGACCCGGTCATCCGTCAGCACGTCGAATTCCGAGAGGAGCGTTGA
- the rpsN gene encoding 30S ribosomal protein S14 — protein MAKKSKIARNEQRKVIVERYAERRAELKKTLVDPNATDEAREAARVGLQKLPRNASPARVRSRDVIDGRPRGVLTKFGISRVRFRDMAHRGELPGVTKSSW, from the coding sequence ATGGCTAAGAAGAGCAAGATCGCTCGCAACGAGCAGCGCAAGGTCATCGTCGAGCGTTACGCAGAGCGTCGCGCCGAGCTGAAGAAGACCCTGGTCGACCCGAACGCCACCGACGAGGCCCGCGAGGCCGCACGCGTCGGACTGCAGAAGCTGCCGCGCAACGCGTCGCCGGCTCGCGTGCGTTCGCGCGACGTCATCGACGGCCGCCCCCGCGGTGTCCTCACGAAGTTCGGCATCTCGCGTGTCCGCTTCCGTGACATGGCACACCGTGGCGAGCTGCCCGGTGTCACCAAGTCGAGCTGGTAA
- a CDS encoding helix-turn-helix domain-containing protein → MNTTRITALRQAQGWTQERLANESGVGLRTVQRLEAGQDASLETLSLVADALQVPVRDLFAEIDDEMLSSRVDSLQQRADEQQASRDRIAHAWTWLYVGVGIVCTLLSFTFSYGLVLFLSYWVGGYAILTALRRIVLEPRLDARYPLSKETRTRRAKRRAAATARRDDGALSGTPAAP, encoded by the coding sequence ATGAACACGACACGGATCACCGCACTGCGCCAGGCGCAGGGATGGACACAGGAACGACTCGCGAACGAGAGCGGCGTCGGGCTCAGAACGGTGCAGCGGCTGGAGGCCGGGCAGGACGCGAGTCTCGAGACGCTGTCGCTGGTCGCGGATGCACTGCAGGTGCCCGTGCGAGACCTCTTCGCCGAGATCGACGACGAGATGCTCAGCAGTCGCGTCGACTCGCTGCAGCAGCGCGCGGACGAGCAGCAGGCGTCGCGTGACCGGATCGCGCACGCCTGGACGTGGCTGTACGTCGGGGTGGGGATCGTCTGCACACTGCTCAGCTTCACGTTCTCATACGGGCTCGTGCTCTTCCTCTCGTACTGGGTGGGCGGGTACGCGATCCTCACGGCGCTGCGCCGCATCGTCCTGGAACCCCGTCTCGATGCCCGGTATCCGCTCTCGAAGGAGACGCGCACCCGCCGGGCCAAGCGTCGAGCAGCGGCGACAGCCCGCCGCGACGACGGCGCCCTCTCCGGGACGCCTGCCGCCCCCTGA
- a CDS encoding endonuclease domain-containing protein, with amino-acid sequence MTEHALRRAVREGRVFSVCRGWVAVRGADPMLVAAARRGVVISCVTLCARKGLWVTSASAVHVAAPANSGHANSARGVVHWSRPTFPRDPDLLEDSLENALILVSRCQSHEDALATWESALRQHVVDPDVLAEASLTPQARRMLSEATPFADAGTETIFRTRLGWLDVPIVPQVWILGHRVDFLIGERLVIQIDGGHHVGPQRSSDIAHDAELMLRGYHVIRIGYEQLMHGWPEVQSLILAAVAQRRHLAA; translated from the coding sequence GTGACCGAGCACGCACTGCGACGCGCGGTCCGCGAGGGCCGCGTGTTCTCGGTCTGCCGGGGGTGGGTGGCGGTTCGCGGTGCGGATCCGATGCTGGTCGCCGCAGCCAGGCGAGGCGTGGTGATCAGCTGCGTCACCCTCTGCGCTCGGAAAGGGCTCTGGGTGACGTCGGCATCCGCGGTCCACGTCGCCGCTCCGGCGAACTCGGGGCACGCGAACTCGGCGCGAGGAGTCGTCCATTGGAGTCGGCCGACCTTTCCGCGAGACCCGGATCTGCTCGAGGACTCGCTCGAGAACGCGCTGATCCTGGTGTCGCGATGCCAGTCGCACGAAGACGCGCTCGCGACCTGGGAGTCGGCGCTGCGGCAGCACGTCGTGGACCCGGATGTGCTTGCGGAGGCGTCGTTGACACCGCAGGCGCGTCGGATGCTGAGCGAGGCGACGCCGTTCGCGGATGCCGGCACCGAGACGATCTTCCGGACGAGGCTCGGATGGCTGGACGTGCCGATCGTCCCGCAGGTGTGGATACTCGGCCACCGGGTGGACTTTCTCATCGGTGAGAGACTCGTCATCCAGATCGACGGCGGACACCACGTCGGGCCGCAGCGATCGAGCGATATCGCCCACGACGCCGAACTGATGCTCCGGGGGTATCACGTGATCCGCATCGGCTACGAGCAGCTGATGCACGGATGGCCTGAGGTGCAGAGCCTGATTCTCGCCGCTGTCGCGCAGCGGCGTCATCTCGCGGCGTGA
- a CDS encoding HU family DNA-binding protein — translation MADKSITKTELVASIASATGQSQATVSGVLDALFSSVSDAVAKGSKVSIPGWISFEQVATAARTGRNPQTGAEIKIPAGHRVKVTAGSKLKAAVK, via the coding sequence ATGGCTGACAAGTCCATCACCAAGACCGAGCTCGTCGCGAGCATCGCTTCCGCCACCGGCCAGAGCCAGGCCACCGTCTCGGGTGTCCTCGACGCGCTGTTCTCCTCGGTCTCCGACGCTGTTGCCAAGGGCAGCAAGGTCTCGATCCCGGGCTGGATCTCGTTCGAGCAGGTCGCGACCGCGGCTCGCACGGGCCGCAACCCGCAGACCGGTGCCGAGATCAAGATCCCGGCCGGCCACCGCGTCAAGGTGACCGCTGGTTCCAAGCTCAAGGCTGCCGTCAAGTAA